A section of the Pedobacter sp. HDW13 genome encodes:
- a CDS encoding ABC transporter permease, translated as MKTKGFASWQVLIKKELLLAYRNKTVQISAGIIWVLFISAMACSYLNYQARYKQRLAANTLFRQQWEHQQRNPHDAGHFGTYLFKSVNLLNVFDAGIDDYTGNTYRVEAHIQHEMSSSEAENNDGAMRFGTLTLALILQLLVPLFLLFNTSTSITSERESGTLKMLQAQGLSNGKIIWTKVFANYLLIVSIVLPVFILLVTAVLYVPGSAYLLPRLCWILITFLLYFLLIALLGTIISTLSNHSGKALLSALCFWIFMSTISRR; from the coding sequence ATGAAAACGAAGGGGTTTGCCAGTTGGCAGGTACTGATCAAAAAAGAATTGCTATTGGCTTACAGAAATAAAACTGTTCAGATTTCTGCTGGCATAATATGGGTGCTTTTTATATCTGCAATGGCATGTTCTTATTTGAACTATCAGGCCAGATACAAACAACGCTTAGCGGCCAATACCTTATTCAGGCAGCAATGGGAACACCAACAGCGTAATCCGCACGATGCAGGGCATTTCGGCACTTACTTATTTAAATCGGTTAATCTTTTAAATGTTTTTGATGCAGGGATTGATGATTATACCGGGAACACCTACCGTGTAGAAGCCCACATACAGCACGAAATGAGCAGCAGCGAAGCTGAAAACAATGATGGAGCCATGCGTTTTGGTACCTTAACCCTTGCACTTATTTTACAATTGCTCGTTCCTTTATTTCTCTTATTCAACACCTCTACCAGCATAACCAGCGAGCGTGAAAGCGGAACGCTTAAAATGCTCCAGGCCCAGGGGTTAAGCAATGGTAAAATTATCTGGACCAAAGTATTTGCCAACTATTTACTTATTGTTTCCATTGTACTACCGGTGTTTATATTGCTGGTAACAGCAGTTTTGTATGTACCCGGTTCGGCTTACCTTTTACCCAGGTTATGTTGGATTCTCATTACTTTCCTGCTTTACTTTTTGTTAATTGCTTTACTGGGCACTATCATTTCTACCCTCAGTAATCACTCAGGAAAGGCATTATTAAGTGCGCTTTGCTTCTGGATTTTCATGAGCACCATTTCCCGAAGGTAA
- a CDS encoding peptidase domain-containing ABC transporter, whose translation MFKDFIRRKKYPFYKQPDAMDCGPVCLKMIAAYHGKHLSMQYLRKLCQIGKQGTTMLGLIEAADNLGFKTLAAELPLNKLNNLPLPCVLHWQKEHYVVLYEVNNQYVYLADPALNGKIKLSMDDFLAGWVINTEKESGRVLLLQLEQAFKNLNAIPDYKTSLWSLLPYLKTQRKGWSPILVSLLLAGSFSLVIPLLTQMVVDKGINAKNTSLLLLICLGQLMLFSGRMLMDFMRARILFRIGAKTSIILLKDFLAKLMKLPFSFFDNRQAGDNMQRVNDNQRIEEFLTSFLINFILSAITLLVLGGVLLYYNWQIFLLFITGAVISIIWSNSFQQKRKIIDQKKFKVLSANQQLLLEIFYAMQEIKLTGSEEDKKELWESLQDQSFDLKLEALQLDQRMQGVGSFINEVKNILITYTAAMLVINDQITLGGMLAVTYVCGQLNAPVNQLVEFSRVSQNTKFSLMRMDEVQQEEEEDVDVKAELNNAGPVDITLSKVSFQYGNKHTPLVLKDINLLIPAGKITAIVGMSGSGKTTLIKLLLKFYALTGGNITLGEQNITEVNAKSWRKRCGVVMQDGYVFMDSIANNIFAGAGLKDFNRLYEAAKMANMHDFFSSMPFGYDTVVGRDGYGLSEGQKQRLLIARMIYRDPDYVFLDEATNSLDAQNERSIVNNLNTFFKGKTVLIVAHRLSTVKHADQIVVLNQGQIQECGTHETLLLNKGSYYNLIKNQLELGK comes from the coding sequence ATGTTTAAAGATTTTATCCGCAGAAAAAAGTATCCGTTTTATAAGCAGCCTGATGCAATGGATTGTGGTCCGGTTTGTCTTAAAATGATTGCTGCTTACCACGGCAAGCACCTTTCAATGCAATATTTAAGGAAATTGTGCCAAATCGGAAAACAGGGAACAACGATGCTCGGTTTGATTGAAGCTGCGGATAACCTGGGTTTTAAAACACTTGCAGCCGAGTTGCCTTTAAACAAGCTAAACAACCTGCCATTGCCTTGTGTACTGCACTGGCAAAAGGAACACTATGTGGTACTTTACGAAGTAAACAACCAGTATGTTTATCTGGCCGACCCAGCCTTGAACGGTAAAATTAAACTGAGCATGGATGATTTTTTAGCTGGCTGGGTAATAAATACAGAAAAGGAATCGGGGAGGGTACTATTGCTTCAGCTCGAACAGGCTTTTAAAAATTTAAATGCAATACCCGATTACAAAACCTCTTTATGGTCGTTATTGCCTTATTTAAAAACGCAGCGTAAAGGTTGGTCGCCCATTTTGGTGAGCCTGCTTTTAGCTGGCAGCTTTTCATTGGTTATTCCGCTGCTTACCCAAATGGTAGTAGATAAAGGAATTAATGCAAAAAATACCAGTTTACTCCTACTCATTTGTCTGGGACAATTAATGCTCTTTTCGGGGCGGATGCTGATGGATTTTATGCGGGCAAGGATATTATTCAGGATAGGTGCCAAAACCAGCATCATTCTGCTTAAAGATTTTCTGGCTAAACTAATGAAGCTACCCTTTTCATTTTTTGATAACCGGCAAGCTGGCGATAACATGCAAAGGGTAAACGATAACCAGCGTATTGAAGAGTTTTTAACTAGTTTTTTAATCAATTTTATTCTGTCGGCCATTACTTTATTGGTTTTGGGTGGTGTATTGCTGTATTACAACTGGCAAATATTTCTGCTTTTTATTACCGGCGCTGTAATCAGCATTATTTGGTCGAATTCCTTTCAGCAAAAACGTAAAATCATCGATCAGAAGAAATTTAAAGTACTTTCTGCCAACCAGCAATTGCTTTTAGAAATTTTTTACGCTATGCAGGAGATTAAACTAACGGGCAGCGAAGAAGATAAAAAAGAACTATGGGAAAGCCTGCAAGACCAATCTTTCGACCTCAAACTGGAAGCGCTTCAGCTCGATCAGCGCATGCAGGGCGTTGGGTCTTTTATCAACGAGGTGAAAAACATATTAATTACCTATACCGCCGCAATGTTAGTCATCAATGATCAGATTACTTTGGGTGGCATGTTGGCCGTTACCTACGTTTGCGGTCAGCTTAATGCACCCGTAAATCAATTGGTAGAGTTTTCGCGAGTTTCGCAGAATACCAAATTTAGTTTAATGCGCATGGATGAGGTACAGCAGGAAGAAGAAGAAGATGTGGACGTGAAAGCGGAATTAAACAATGCGGGCCCGGTTGATATTACGCTAAGCAAAGTATCTTTCCAGTATGGAAACAAACATACGCCTCTTGTTTTAAAAGATATTAATCTGCTCATTCCTGCCGGTAAAATCACTGCTATCGTTGGCATGAGCGGCAGTGGGAAAACAACTCTCATTAAACTCTTATTGAAATTTTATGCCCTAACTGGCGGAAATATTACCCTTGGCGAACAAAATATAACCGAGGTAAATGCTAAATCGTGGCGAAAACGCTGTGGTGTGGTAATGCAGGATGGTTATGTGTTTATGGATTCGATAGCCAATAACATTTTCGCGGGTGCAGGCCTAAAAGATTTTAACCGGCTGTACGAAGCTGCGAAAATGGCCAATATGCACGATTTTTTTTCTTCCATGCCCTTTGGTTACGATACTGTAGTTGGGAGGGATGGTTACGGCTTAAGCGAAGGCCAGAAGCAAAGGCTTTTAATTGCCCGGATGATTTATCGCGATCCGGATTACGTCTTTTTAGATGAAGCAACGAATTCGCTCGACGCACAAAATGAGCGGTCGATTGTAAACAACTTGAATACTTTTTTTAAAGGCAAAACGGTACTCATTGTTGCCCACCGCCTGAGTACAGTTAAACATGCCGATCAGATTGTGGTGCTTAACCAGGGGCAGATTCAGGAATGCGGTACACACGAAACACTGCTTTTAAATAAAGGAAGTTATTATAACCTGATCAAAAATCAACTCGAACTGGGTAAATAA
- a CDS encoding lantibiotic dehydratase — protein sequence MSLHIFPHSLVRYAGLHHQLFDQFKYTGTESILAAYKKLNDEKEQLKNHFCEALYPIIAEQQDDKLRQQLINVKRQVFNDKELSDEHFLAINRILPDTLSLVLKGYLDKVKELALFQTQNAMKFEEQQNLQRQYLQEVCLKPALQNGLLLSSPLLYSQLNHFIKKDTTSFKQKEHRVMFSLLRYLTRIAYKTSPFSSFTYTGLMELGAPLPTETSKQAHKIGSRLKLNNALFEYLKAVSKKHSLLNEHLLIKLNITAEIKTDKICFLINFNNIESFQQLNANGLQLMVYQYLNNHKGAVSLKNLICYLAGQLQNQEDESIKNYLLRLVEAGLLEMDLGFSGMDQHWDQKLLFFLSSLKEDEPSVLPVIKLFEKLQAYRDYYELAGSTERYQLLQDAEQELNSVFAGLQQEAGLPFYITMASEKEKQQEIIPADVFSNNKFVPYYFSARHIFYEDCYTTEKTRFSEQKVKDFVAKTDELTGHLLPLDVMQKERIKMREFFLQHYQNGDAIALTTFYRDYFFYCKKPEKEAGASEETDLLLLKHWKEAVQAKLALMDHTDHLIALDCLFFNDLPQGNDLAKKSSSGMFVQFTENDGELLGVINALLPGMGKVSGRFLSLFDEEITRQFVQYNERLHPDQIKVELNDASTFNANIHPPLLAHELELPGGNNIYQEDKQFNISRLKVKYNQRLGILTLHNQDSELYSYDLSLESFYNRSNLYQLLAHFNPDARLSLQPFIQLVDLYCQGKLSAPVPDIFTLPRIVYARNVVIRRKTWRIKTGIIPVHEQLESDFEYFIKLNSWLKAHEIPQQIFLFLRKRAYLSSKDEKRAGLYDDYKPQYLCFDSPLLVGMFKKLLLRAGDYLTFEEVFPKPDQHAVREYLIQWYNT from the coding sequence ATGAGTTTACACATCTTTCCTCATTCATTGGTTCGCTATGCCGGTTTGCATCACCAACTTTTTGATCAGTTTAAGTATACAGGTACCGAAAGTATTTTGGCAGCTTATAAAAAGCTTAACGATGAAAAAGAACAGCTTAAAAATCATTTTTGCGAAGCGCTATATCCCATAATTGCCGAACAGCAAGACGACAAGCTAAGGCAACAACTCATTAATGTTAAACGTCAGGTATTCAATGATAAAGAGCTAAGTGATGAGCATTTTTTAGCAATCAATAGGATTTTGCCCGATACGTTGAGCCTAGTTTTGAAAGGTTATTTGGATAAGGTAAAAGAACTTGCTCTTTTTCAAACTCAAAATGCCATGAAATTTGAAGAACAACAAAACCTTCAACGGCAATACCTACAGGAAGTGTGCTTAAAACCAGCACTTCAAAACGGACTTTTGCTTTCCAGTCCGCTATTGTACAGTCAGCTCAATCATTTCATTAAAAAAGATACAACAAGTTTTAAGCAAAAAGAACATCGGGTTATGTTTAGCCTGCTACGCTATCTTACCCGTATTGCTTACAAAACATCGCCTTTTAGCAGCTTTACCTATACGGGTTTAATGGAATTAGGCGCGCCACTTCCAACTGAAACATCGAAACAGGCGCATAAAATTGGCAGCCGGCTAAAATTAAATAATGCCTTGTTCGAATACCTTAAAGCAGTAAGTAAAAAGCACAGCCTGTTAAATGAACATTTGTTGATTAAACTGAATATCACTGCAGAAATTAAAACAGATAAAATTTGCTTTCTGATCAATTTTAATAACATAGAGTCATTTCAGCAATTAAATGCCAATGGTTTACAGTTAATGGTTTATCAATACTTGAATAATCACAAGGGGGCTGTTTCGCTTAAAAACCTGATCTGTTATTTGGCTGGTCAACTTCAAAATCAGGAAGACGAAAGCATAAAAAATTATCTGCTCAGGTTGGTCGAAGCTGGATTACTTGAAATGGACTTAGGTTTTTCGGGAATGGATCAGCATTGGGACCAAAAACTGCTGTTTTTTCTGAGTTCATTAAAAGAAGACGAACCTTCAGTTTTGCCCGTTATCAAACTATTTGAAAAACTACAAGCCTACAGAGACTATTATGAATTGGCCGGATCCACTGAACGCTACCAGCTGCTTCAGGATGCAGAACAAGAGCTGAACAGTGTATTTGCCGGACTGCAACAAGAAGCCGGATTACCTTTTTATATCACGATGGCTTCTGAAAAGGAAAAGCAGCAAGAAATTATACCGGCCGATGTATTTTCGAATAATAAATTTGTGCCCTATTATTTTTCTGCCAGGCACATTTTTTATGAAGATTGCTATACCACCGAAAAAACAAGGTTTTCTGAGCAAAAGGTTAAAGACTTTGTGGCCAAAACCGATGAGCTGACCGGGCATTTACTTCCGCTTGATGTGATGCAAAAAGAACGGATTAAAATGCGCGAATTCTTTTTACAGCATTACCAGAATGGTGATGCCATTGCTTTAACCACTTTTTACAGGGACTATTTTTTTTATTGTAAAAAACCGGAGAAAGAAGCTGGGGCATCAGAAGAAACAGATCTATTACTGCTAAAACACTGGAAAGAGGCTGTGCAGGCCAAATTAGCGTTAATGGATCATACCGATCACCTCATTGCTCTTGATTGTTTATTTTTTAACGACCTCCCGCAAGGTAATGATCTGGCAAAGAAATCATCCTCAGGTATGTTTGTGCAGTTTACAGAAAATGATGGTGAACTTTTAGGTGTTATAAATGCCTTGCTTCCAGGTATGGGAAAGGTGAGTGGCCGTTTCTTATCACTTTTTGATGAAGAAATAACCCGGCAGTTTGTACAATACAATGAAAGGCTCCATCCTGACCAGATTAAAGTAGAACTGAATGACGCCTCAACCTTTAATGCCAATATCCACCCGCCGTTACTGGCACACGAGCTTGAACTTCCGGGAGGAAATAATATTTATCAGGAAGACAAACAATTTAATATAAGCCGTCTGAAAGTTAAATACAATCAGCGGCTCGGAATCCTCACACTTCATAACCAGGATTCAGAACTGTACAGTTATGATTTAAGTTTAGAATCTTTTTATAACCGGAGTAACCTGTATCAACTGCTGGCACATTTCAATCCCGATGCACGCTTATCTTTACAGCCTTTTATTCAACTGGTAGATCTTTATTGCCAGGGAAAACTATCAGCCCCCGTACCTGATATTTTTACTTTACCCAGGATCGTTTATGCCAGAAATGTGGTTATCAGACGAAAAACCTGGCGCATAAAAACCGGAATTATTCCGGTTCATGAACAGCTTGAAAGTGATTTCGAATATTTTATCAAATTAAATAGCTGGTTGAAAGCGCATGAAATTCCTCAGCAAATTTTTCTATTTCTAAGGAAACGCGCCTATCTGAGTAGTAAAGATGAAAAAAGGGCGGGTTTGTACGATGATTATAAGCCACAATACCTATGTTTTGATAGTCCGCTATTGGTCGGCATGTTTAAAAAGCTATTGTTGCGTGCTGGCGATTACCTAACATTTGAAGAAGTTTTTCCAAAGCCAGATCAACATGCGGTTCGCGAATATCTCATTCAATGGTACAACACTTAA
- a CDS encoding thiopeptide-type bacteriocin biosynthesis protein encodes MQKQNDKWLAVYIFYKGDADVLLKQLVYPLIQKWPCSWFFIRYWDGGDHIRLRLKAALSAHHLIVEELNQLSAQAEINVTKLQVAVYEPETDRYGNIQSMVWAERYFECSSVYVLNWIVKKEPKHSVSIQAIKLHLVLLFALKCDNATLINICNFFIAGWLPKLFNQQDPVTTQKIFWLNQFESTFKPAKNQILQAANQFWQCLDRGEINNDTTVFLSESIAIMHLYQKAEFKQEKLFQVITSFMHMNNNRLGISNNEEAYIIYIVIECLKFIKEKHTHQT; translated from the coding sequence ATGCAAAAACAAAATGATAAGTGGCTTGCTGTGTACATCTTTTATAAGGGAGATGCAGATGTGCTTTTAAAACAGTTGGTATATCCGCTTATTCAAAAATGGCCGTGCTCCTGGTTTTTTATCCGCTACTGGGATGGAGGCGATCATATCCGCCTGAGGTTAAAGGCCGCGCTAAGCGCACACCATTTAATTGTAGAGGAGCTTAATCAGCTATCGGCACAGGCTGAAATAAATGTTACTAAGCTTCAGGTTGCAGTATATGAGCCAGAAACAGATCGATACGGTAATATTCAAAGCATGGTGTGGGCAGAACGTTATTTTGAGTGCTCTTCTGTTTATGTATTAAACTGGATTGTAAAAAAAGAACCCAAACATTCAGTATCTATACAGGCTATAAAATTACATTTGGTATTGTTGTTCGCTTTAAAATGCGATAACGCAACATTGATAAACATTTGTAATTTCTTCATAGCAGGTTGGTTACCTAAACTTTTTAATCAGCAAGATCCTGTAACTACACAAAAAATATTCTGGTTAAATCAGTTTGAATCAACTTTTAAACCTGCTAAAAACCAAATCTTACAAGCAGCTAATCAGTTTTGGCAGTGTTTAGATAGGGGAGAAATAAACAATGACACAACTGTTTTTTTATCAGAAAGTATCGCAATTATGCATTTGTACCAAAAAGCTGAATTTAAACAGGAAAAGCTTTTTCAGGTAATTACCAGTTTTATGCACATGAACAATAACCGGCTGGGGATATCCAACAACGAGGAAGCCTATATAATTTACATTGTGATAGAATGTTTGAAGTTTATTAAAGAGAAGCACACTCACCAAACTTAA
- a CDS encoding lanthionine synthetase LanC family protein yields the protein MFTEKQTENLSKQLYKIHEALCAALNENDTEIWWSTPFYIGTDEYELRESYDLFNGNCGIILFFLALYQFDGNKAHLTVVNKGMQRIFNNDEVINPKFFALYTGLGGVIYTCLKIFEVTGDIFYREKAWNSL from the coding sequence ATGTTTACAGAAAAACAGACAGAAAATCTGAGCAAACAGCTTTATAAAATCCACGAGGCTTTGTGTGCAGCACTCAATGAAAACGATACTGAAATCTGGTGGTCTACACCATTTTATATTGGTACTGATGAGTACGAACTGAGGGAAAGTTATGATCTCTTTAACGGGAACTGTGGTATTATCCTGTTCTTCTTAGCACTGTATCAATTTGATGGGAATAAGGCTCATTTAACGGTGGTAAACAAAGGCATGCAGCGTATATTTAATAACGATGAAGTAATTAACCCCAAATTTTTTGCGCTTTATACAGGTTTAGGAGGAGTGATATATACCTGTTTAAAAATTTTCGAAGTTACAGGCGATATTTTTTATCGTGAAAAGGCCTGGAATTCGCTTTAA
- a CDS encoding lanthionine synthetase LanC family protein gives MLFTLLYHHTGHVGILSMVSSLIDRAVTEARISAQGLKWDYSRAKKAYDSMTGFSHGASGIAWVLMQVGKYFDAAGLVYLAEEALKYEMQYYHQPDNNWLDLRLGPHRLNKPNAHEWNLQTFLPEMTDVNAWAHGAAGIGLTRRMAFEFTDKQNYQVDCKNILKRCLNDIRKLDRDDFTLVSGYTGMIPFLLTGKIGCGVSIETEVIFILEQAAKLHKRTNSYNAYVSCGAEDYGLLSGKTGIGYIIIRLLKYNKQIDILNPELPVRCSNKNFRQAYSVYNIKKTIFSRYYKRTLGELKEVSPSVFEANNIDEFQINLKAEILNNNSTGAKTQYELECAVANLWKLHKGYFSFDQKHKHLRKMADESLSITDKDLVEHCFQLSSHVKIYNLDQKEGNELLLLVSDENGVSETNIGVFPAMILSAVDERGMRGLELINQIQSVFFKDIATETLLAELQVKVVQQLRLLIKAGFIVLRRD, from the coding sequence CTGCTTTTTACCTTACTTTATCACCATACCGGCCATGTAGGGATATTAAGTATGGTAAGCTCATTAATTGATCGGGCAGTTACAGAAGCGCGTATATCAGCACAAGGACTGAAATGGGATTACTCCAGGGCAAAGAAAGCCTATGATAGCATGACTGGCTTCTCTCATGGCGCTTCGGGAATTGCATGGGTATTAATGCAGGTGGGTAAATATTTTGATGCCGCCGGACTTGTTTATCTGGCAGAGGAAGCTTTGAAGTATGAAATGCAATATTACCATCAACCAGATAATAACTGGCTTGATTTGCGACTTGGCCCACACCGGCTAAACAAACCCAATGCACATGAATGGAATCTGCAAACCTTTTTACCCGAAATGACCGATGTAAACGCCTGGGCACATGGTGCAGCAGGAATAGGCTTAACCAGGAGAATGGCTTTTGAATTTACAGATAAGCAAAATTATCAGGTCGACTGCAAAAACATCCTTAAGCGGTGCTTAAACGATATCAGAAAGCTTGATCGGGATGATTTTACATTGGTGAGCGGTTATACTGGCATGATTCCATTTTTATTGACTGGTAAAATAGGTTGCGGAGTTTCTATCGAAACTGAGGTTATTTTTATTTTAGAACAGGCTGCTAAGCTCCATAAAAGAACAAATAGTTACAATGCTTATGTTTCTTGTGGCGCCGAAGATTATGGTTTATTATCGGGGAAGACGGGTATTGGTTACATCATTATAAGGCTGTTAAAATATAATAAGCAGATTGATATTTTAAATCCCGAATTACCTGTAAGATGCAGTAATAAAAATTTTAGACAAGCATACTCGGTCTACAACATTAAAAAAACGATTTTCTCACGATATTATAAGCGAACATTGGGCGAGTTAAAAGAAGTGAGTCCGTCCGTTTTTGAAGCTAACAATATCGATGAATTTCAAATCAATTTAAAAGCCGAAATCTTAAATAATAATAGTACAGGAGCTAAGACACAATATGAGTTAGAATGTGCAGTGGCTAATTTATGGAAGTTGCACAAAGGTTATTTTAGTTTTGATCAAAAGCACAAGCATTTACGAAAGATGGCTGACGAAAGCCTTTCCATAACTGATAAGGATCTGGTAGAACATTGCTTTCAACTTAGTAGCCATGTTAAAATCTATAACCTTGATCAAAAGGAGGGCAATGAATTATTGTTATTGGTAAGCGATGAAAACGGTGTTAGCGAAACCAATATAGGGGTATTTCCAGCGATGATTTTAAGCGCAGTTGATGAGCGGGGGATGCGCGGGTTGGAATTAATCAATCAGATTCAGTCCGTTTTTTTTAAAGACATTGCTACCGAAACACTTTTGGCTGAATTGCAGGTTAAAGTTGTACAACAGCTGCGTTTGTTAATTAAAGCAGGTTTTATAGTGTTAAGGAGAGATTAG
- a CDS encoding pinensin family lanthipeptide: protein MKNQSEKITLSLEDLQLESFVTSIDSEVAMRLSGGLGNVSEPTHTEQTDDHHTPPVRCTTVIC, encoded by the coding sequence ATGAAAAATCAATCAGAAAAAATCACGTTAAGTCTTGAAGACCTTCAATTAGAAAGTTTTGTAACCAGTATTGATAGCGAAGTAGCTATGCGTTTATCTGGGGGTTTAGGTAATGTGTCTGAACCAACACACACCGAACAAACAGACGATCACCATACGCCACCAGTGAGGTGCACTACCGTTATTTGTTAA